A genomic segment from bacterium encodes:
- the ltrA gene encoding group II intron reverse transcriptase/maturase: MSFHDIENPTGGMPMERVIDQPNPEQHLLERILSSANMEQAWKRVRANKGAPGVDGITIEQFPDHTRTHWKTIRESLMTGSYLPLPVKRVEIPKATGGTRPLGIPTVLDRLTQQSIAQVLTPIFDPDFSESSFGFRPRRSAKDAVRQVREYIRQGYRIAVDIDLAKFFDTVNHDLLMHLVGRKVHDKRVLALIGKYLRAGVKVNGRLEKTRLGVPQGGPLSPLLANILLDTLDKELETRGHKFVRYADDFVILVKSQRAGDRVMEGMKTFLTHKLKLTVNETKSSVARTSRIDFLGFIFSGTRIIWSDKAYREFRRRVKQYTGRSWRVSMKYRLFKLAQYLRGWMGYFGISEYYREIPEIDGWIRRRIRLCYWKQWRWCRTKIRNLLSMGVQLGTSIRAGLNRGGPWAMSRRLAAQHGMTNQWLKDLGLLSVKELWVKLHYPATAR, from the coding sequence ATGAGCTTTCATGACATAGAGAACCCGACCGGGGGAATGCCCATGGAGCGCGTCATTGACCAGCCAAACCCGGAGCAACACCTACTGGAGCGGATACTGTCCAGTGCGAACATGGAGCAAGCGTGGAAACGGGTACGGGCCAACAAAGGCGCACCCGGCGTCGATGGCATTACCATCGAACAATTCCCCGACCATACCCGTACTCACTGGAAAACAATCCGCGAATCGCTGATGACAGGCAGCTACCTTCCCTTGCCGGTGAAACGGGTGGAGATTCCCAAAGCAACGGGCGGAACCCGTCCACTGGGGATACCAACCGTGCTCGACCGGCTGACCCAACAGTCCATTGCCCAAGTGTTGACACCGATCTTCGATCCGGACTTCTCGGAATCAAGTTTCGGTTTCCGTCCCCGTCGTTCAGCGAAAGACGCTGTTCGGCAGGTTCGGGAGTACATCCGGCAGGGCTACCGTATTGCCGTGGATATCGACCTTGCCAAGTTCTTCGACACGGTCAATCACGACCTGCTCATGCATTTGGTGGGCAGAAAAGTCCACGACAAGCGGGTGTTAGCCCTGATCGGCAAGTACCTGCGAGCCGGGGTGAAGGTGAACGGGCGTCTGGAAAAGACCCGCCTGGGTGTTCCCCAGGGTGGGCCGCTCTCACCGCTTTTAGCCAACATCCTGCTCGACACACTGGACAAAGAGCTTGAGACACGCGGTCACAAGTTCGTCCGCTACGCTGACGACTTCGTCATACTGGTCAAAAGCCAGCGTGCCGGTGACCGGGTAATGGAGGGCATGAAAACCTTCCTGACGCACAAACTCAAGCTTACGGTCAATGAAACCAAAAGCTCGGTAGCAAGAACATCCCGCATCGACTTTCTTGGTTTCATCTTCAGCGGAACCCGTATCATCTGGTCTGACAAGGCATACCGGGAATTCAGACGCCGCGTCAAGCAGTACACCGGAAGAAGCTGGCGGGTCTCCATGAAGTACCGGTTGTTTAAGCTGGCCCAATATCTCCGTGGCTGGATGGGGTACTTCGGCATCTCGGAGTATTACCGTGAAATCCCGGAAATAGACGGCTGGATACGGCGCAGAATACGGCTGTGCTACTGGAAACAGTGGCGCTGGTGCCGCACCAAGATTCGGAACCTGCTGAGTATGGGTGTGCAACTTGGCACCTCCATCAGAGCAGGGTTGAATCGCGGCGGCCCGTGGGCTATGTCCCGCAGGCTGGCGGCTCAGCACGGTATGACTAACCAATGGTTGAAGGATCTAGGTCTACTATCTGTCAAAGAACTGTGGGTGAAGCTTCATTACCCGGCTACGGCCCGGTAA